One stretch of Clavibacter californiensis DNA includes these proteins:
- a CDS encoding DUF6804 family protein has product MTRTPAAPAFTRPSLAPGLLGAIVLLAGFAVIDGDLFTVVRFAVAILALIMIVFSVRARSWWSAALLAAVAVMWNPVAVIPIEAVTWQSLQYVAAIVFIAAGILVKVPVEGSPTPGRPRTRAPR; this is encoded by the coding sequence GTGACCCGCACACCCGCCGCCCCCGCGTTCACCCGTCCGTCGCTCGCGCCCGGGCTGCTCGGCGCCATCGTGCTGCTGGCCGGGTTCGCGGTCATCGACGGCGACCTCTTCACCGTCGTGCGGTTCGCGGTCGCGATCCTCGCGCTCATCATGATCGTGTTCTCGGTGCGCGCCCGCAGCTGGTGGAGCGCCGCGCTGCTCGCGGCGGTCGCGGTCATGTGGAACCCCGTCGCCGTGATCCCCATCGAGGCCGTCACGTGGCAGTCCCTGCAGTACGTCGCCGCGATCGTGTTCATCGCGGCCGGCATCCTCGTGAAGGTGCCCGTGGAGGGGAGCCCTACGCCGGGCCGACCCCGAACGCGCGCTCCTCGGTGA
- a CDS encoding zinc-dependent alcohol dehydrogenase family protein, with protein sequence MRAVVYERFGETPVVRELPDPVPSAAGVVVRVEATGVCRSDAHGWLGHDDGIELPQVPGHELVGRIHQVGPEVTRFHVGDRVTVPFVCACGRCAECRAGNGQVCRDQTQPGFTHWGSFAELVALHDADVNLIPVPDDLDAGAAALLGCRFATAFRGLVHRARIQRGERLLVIGCGGVGLSAVMIGVAVGAEVIAVDVDPAALARASELGAEYTIDSSDLSELDVLDAIHAVSPDGVQVSVEALGRESTLRISLLALAPTGRQVQIGLFASEPTVPVPFVISHELSLHGSHGMPAHDYAELMALVASGALRPELLIEHRITLDEAPAALEALASGDRSKGITLVEVG encoded by the coding sequence ATGCGCGCCGTCGTCTACGAGAGGTTCGGCGAGACGCCCGTCGTCCGCGAGCTGCCGGATCCCGTCCCGTCCGCCGCCGGCGTGGTCGTGCGCGTCGAGGCCACGGGCGTCTGCCGCAGCGACGCTCACGGGTGGCTCGGCCACGACGACGGCATCGAGCTCCCGCAGGTGCCGGGCCATGAGCTGGTCGGGCGGATCCACCAGGTCGGCCCCGAGGTCACGCGCTTCCACGTCGGCGACCGCGTGACCGTCCCGTTCGTGTGCGCCTGCGGCCGCTGCGCCGAGTGCCGCGCGGGCAACGGCCAGGTGTGCCGCGACCAGACGCAGCCGGGCTTCACGCACTGGGGATCCTTCGCCGAGCTGGTCGCCCTGCACGACGCCGACGTCAATCTGATCCCCGTGCCCGACGACCTCGACGCGGGCGCCGCCGCTCTCCTCGGCTGCCGCTTCGCCACGGCCTTCCGCGGGCTCGTGCACCGGGCCCGGATCCAGCGCGGCGAGCGCCTCCTCGTCATCGGCTGCGGCGGCGTGGGCCTCAGCGCGGTGATGATCGGCGTGGCGGTGGGCGCGGAGGTGATCGCGGTCGACGTCGACCCGGCCGCCCTCGCGCGCGCGTCGGAGCTCGGGGCCGAGTACACGATCGACTCGTCCGACCTCTCGGAGCTCGACGTCCTCGACGCGATCCACGCGGTCTCCCCCGACGGCGTCCAGGTGTCGGTGGAGGCGCTCGGCCGCGAGTCCACGCTCCGGATCAGCCTGCTCGCGCTCGCGCCGACCGGCCGCCAGGTGCAGATCGGCCTCTTCGCGAGCGAGCCGACGGTGCCCGTGCCGTTCGTCATCAGCCACGAGCTGAGCCTGCACGGCAGCCACGGCATGCCCGCGCACGACTACGCGGAGCTGATGGCGCTGGTCGCCTCGGGCGCGCTCCGCCCGGAGCTCCTCATCGAGCACCGCATCACCCTCGACGAGGCCCCGGCCGCGCTCGAGGCGCTCGCGTCGGGCGACCGCTCGAAGGGGATCACGCTGGTCGAGGTCGGCTGA
- a CDS encoding putative quinol monooxygenase, with product MSQPVVVTAVFTPVEGKHDEAVAALSFGIAEVHEEEGCEVYAIHDAPDGTIVMLEKWSSVEDLEAHGAGEAVARMGTSLAGLITGPAVVTRLVPIPAGSELQGAL from the coding sequence ATGTCCCAGCCCGTCGTCGTCACCGCCGTCTTCACGCCCGTCGAGGGCAAGCACGACGAGGCGGTCGCCGCCCTGTCCTTCGGCATCGCCGAGGTGCACGAGGAGGAGGGCTGCGAGGTCTACGCGATCCACGACGCGCCCGACGGCACCATCGTGATGCTCGAGAAGTGGTCGTCCGTCGAGGACCTCGAGGCGCACGGCGCGGGCGAGGCCGTCGCCCGGATGGGCACGTCGCTGGCAGGCCTCATCACGGGGCCCGCCGTCGTCACGCGGCTGGTGCCGATCCCGGCGGGCTCGGAGCTGCAGGGCGCACTCTAG
- a CDS encoding pyruvate dehydrogenase, translating to MARTVADQLIAQLIEAGVSRIYGVVGDSLNPVVDAVRRTGGSRKGGIDWIHVRHEEAGAFAASAEAQLTGKLAVCAGSCGPGHLHLINGLYDAHRSGAPVLAIASHITTNQIGSGYFQETHPDRLFVECSHYTEMISTAVQAPRVVDQAMRHSLALGGVSVITLPGDVAEFEAEGEAPAFSLPRRPAIVPAEEDVRALAAAIDEARSVAIFAGRGAGSAHAELMELADKIAAPVGHSLRGKDVIQQDNPFDVGMTGLIGYGAAAAGISGADLLILIGTDFPYDQFLPGKEVRTAQIDIAPERLGRRTDVDIAIHGDALSTIRAVLPLVERKTDRRFLEKLLKEQEKKVEQVVGAYTTKAEKLKPIHPEYAASILDEVAADDAVFLSDTGMCNVWTARYITPNGRRRMLGSLVHGSMANALPMAIGAQVAHPERQVVSVSGDGGLSMLMGELVTVAAYQLPVKVVVFNNSTLGLVKVEMLVDGIPDFGVDVPMVDYAAVAAALGIHAQRVEDPADIRGALEAAFAHDGPALVDLVTDPMALSIPPEITAAQVKGFALSMSKIVMNGGVGEAVKLARSNLRNIPRP from the coding sequence ATGGCTCGCACGGTCGCCGACCAGCTCATCGCCCAGCTCATCGAGGCGGGGGTGAGCCGGATCTACGGGGTCGTCGGCGACAGCCTCAATCCCGTCGTCGACGCGGTGCGGCGCACGGGCGGGAGCCGCAAGGGCGGCATCGACTGGATCCACGTGCGGCACGAGGAGGCGGGGGCGTTCGCGGCATCCGCCGAGGCGCAGCTGACCGGGAAGCTCGCCGTGTGCGCCGGATCCTGCGGGCCGGGCCACCTGCACCTCATCAACGGCCTCTACGACGCGCACCGCTCGGGCGCCCCGGTCCTCGCGATCGCGAGCCACATCACCACGAACCAGATCGGCTCCGGCTACTTCCAGGAGACGCACCCCGACCGCCTCTTCGTGGAGTGCTCGCACTACACGGAGATGATCTCGACCGCCGTCCAGGCGCCGCGCGTCGTCGACCAGGCGATGCGGCACTCGCTCGCGCTCGGCGGCGTCAGCGTCATCACGCTCCCCGGCGACGTCGCCGAGTTCGAGGCGGAGGGCGAGGCGCCCGCGTTCTCGCTGCCGCGCCGCCCCGCCATCGTGCCCGCCGAGGAGGACGTGCGCGCGCTCGCCGCCGCCATCGACGAGGCGAGGAGCGTCGCGATCTTCGCGGGCCGCGGGGCGGGATCCGCGCACGCCGAGCTCATGGAGCTGGCCGACAAGATCGCCGCTCCCGTCGGCCACTCGCTGCGCGGCAAGGACGTGATCCAGCAGGACAACCCGTTCGACGTCGGCATGACGGGCCTCATCGGCTACGGCGCCGCCGCCGCAGGCATCTCGGGCGCCGACCTGCTGATCCTCATCGGCACCGACTTCCCCTACGACCAGTTCCTGCCCGGCAAGGAGGTGCGGACCGCGCAGATCGACATCGCGCCCGAGCGCCTCGGCCGCCGCACCGACGTCGACATCGCGATCCACGGCGACGCGCTCTCCACCATCCGCGCGGTGCTGCCGCTCGTGGAGCGGAAGACGGACCGCAGGTTCCTGGAGAAGCTGCTGAAGGAGCAGGAGAAGAAGGTCGAGCAGGTGGTCGGCGCGTACACGACCAAGGCGGAGAAGCTGAAGCCGATCCACCCGGAGTACGCGGCCAGCATCCTCGACGAGGTCGCGGCCGACGACGCCGTCTTCCTCAGCGACACGGGTATGTGCAACGTGTGGACCGCGCGGTACATCACCCCGAACGGACGGCGGCGGATGCTCGGGTCGCTCGTGCACGGGTCCATGGCCAACGCGCTGCCGATGGCGATCGGCGCGCAGGTCGCGCACCCGGAGCGGCAGGTCGTGTCGGTCTCGGGCGACGGCGGCCTGTCCATGCTCATGGGCGAGCTCGTCACGGTCGCGGCGTACCAGCTGCCGGTGAAGGTCGTCGTGTTCAACAACTCGACGCTCGGGCTCGTGAAGGTGGAGATGCTCGTCGACGGGATCCCCGACTTCGGCGTGGACGTGCCGATGGTCGACTACGCGGCCGTCGCCGCGGCACTCGGGATCCACGCCCAGCGGGTCGAGGACCCGGCGGACATCCGCGGCGCGTTGGAGGCCGCCTTCGCGCACGACGGGCCCGCGCTCGTCGACCTCGTGACCGACCCGATGGCGCTCTCGATCCCGCCGGAGATCACGGCCGCGCAGGTGAAGGGCTTCGCGCTGTCGATGTCGAAGATCGTGATGAACGGCGGCGTCGGCGAGGCCGTGAAGCTCGCCCGCTCGAACCTGCGGAACATCCCGCGGCCGTGA
- a CDS encoding DUF1684 domain-containing protein, with the protein MTDTTTDPARSAAADPDALAAYDSWHRARLAAVTSPFGSLALIQTTWLEPGREVSDLEALEGQPDTVQLTRIERTSLDTGEPEHGYRLWDAASPRNRAFEDIEVYPYAPEWILEGRFERVDDDRVIPFEHIADAGRTRELPVPGDIVVEIEGREVRLSAFADGDRLQLVFADATTGRESYAPSRFLFIPRPDGDGPVTLDFTRAVVPPCGFSDWMNCPLPPAGNRLTAAVRAGERRVIYRDEA; encoded by the coding sequence GTGACCGACACGACGACCGATCCCGCCCGCTCCGCCGCCGCCGACCCCGACGCCCTCGCCGCATACGACTCCTGGCACCGCGCCCGCCTCGCCGCCGTGACGAGCCCGTTCGGCAGCCTCGCGCTCATCCAGACGACCTGGCTCGAGCCCGGCCGGGAGGTCAGCGACCTGGAGGCGCTCGAGGGCCAGCCCGACACCGTGCAGCTCACGCGCATCGAGCGCACCTCGCTCGACACCGGCGAGCCCGAGCACGGCTACCGGCTGTGGGACGCGGCGAGCCCGAGGAACCGCGCGTTCGAGGACATCGAGGTCTACCCGTACGCGCCCGAGTGGATCCTCGAGGGCCGCTTCGAGCGCGTCGACGACGACCGCGTGATCCCCTTCGAGCACATCGCCGACGCCGGCCGCACGCGCGAGCTGCCCGTCCCCGGCGACATCGTGGTCGAGATCGAGGGGCGCGAGGTGCGCCTCAGCGCCTTCGCCGACGGCGACCGCCTCCAGCTCGTCTTCGCCGACGCCACCACCGGCCGCGAGAGCTACGCGCCCAGCCGCTTCCTCTTCATCCCCCGCCCCGACGGCGACGGACCCGTGACCCTCGACTTCACGCGCGCCGTCGTCCCGCCCTGCGGCTTCTCCGACTGGATGAACTGCCCGCTCCCGCCCGCCGGCAACCGCCTGACCGCGGCCGTGCGCGCGGGCGAGCGCCGGGTCATCTACCGCGACGAGGCCTGA
- the nagA gene encoding N-acetylglucosamine-6-phosphate deacetylase: MPARPAPGTTLLRAAWAVDARGTTADAWVLIEADGIRAVGAGRTAPEADRTLDLGDATLVPGSVDLHVHGGAGASHEDGDEGIRTAVALHRRHGTTRSVLSLVANPVPDLMRSLGAIREAMEGDPTVLGAHLEGPFLSPHAAGAHAHEHLVDPTPARIEALLAAGEGVLRQVTIAPELDGALDAIRRLVAAGVVAAVGHTTCSGEVARAAFDAGATVLTHAFNAMPGIHHREPGPIMAALADERVTLELILDGVHVAPSVAALLFREAPGRVALVTDAMAATGSADGRYRLGSLDADVRDGIARLAGTETIAGSTLTQDRALRIAVDEVGLALPDAVAALTVVPARALGLDERLGLLRAGSAADVVALTPGLEVARVWAAGVGVPDAPAAPAPPAAPQASSR; encoded by the coding sequence ATGCCCGCGCGCCCTGCCCCCGGTACCACGCTCCTCCGCGCCGCCTGGGCCGTCGACGCCCGCGGCACGACCGCCGACGCGTGGGTCCTGATCGAGGCCGACGGGATCCGCGCAGTGGGCGCGGGACGCACCGCGCCGGAGGCCGACCGGACGCTGGACCTCGGCGACGCGACGCTCGTGCCCGGCTCCGTCGACCTGCACGTGCACGGCGGCGCGGGCGCATCCCACGAGGACGGGGACGAGGGGATCCGGACGGCCGTCGCCCTGCACCGGCGGCACGGGACGACGCGGTCCGTCCTGAGCCTCGTCGCGAACCCGGTGCCCGACCTCATGCGGTCGCTCGGCGCGATCCGCGAGGCGATGGAAGGGGACCCGACCGTCCTCGGCGCGCACCTGGAAGGCCCGTTCCTCTCGCCGCACGCGGCGGGGGCGCACGCGCACGAGCACCTGGTGGATCCGACGCCCGCGCGCATCGAGGCCCTGCTCGCGGCGGGGGAGGGCGTGCTCCGGCAGGTGACGATCGCGCCGGAGCTCGACGGCGCGCTCGATGCGATCCGCCGGCTCGTCGCCGCGGGCGTGGTCGCGGCCGTCGGGCACACCACGTGCTCGGGCGAGGTGGCGCGGGCCGCCTTCGACGCGGGCGCGACCGTGCTGACGCACGCCTTCAACGCGATGCCGGGGATCCACCACCGGGAGCCCGGCCCGATCATGGCCGCGCTCGCCGACGAGCGCGTGACGCTCGAGCTGATCCTCGACGGCGTGCACGTGGCGCCCTCGGTCGCGGCCCTGCTGTTCCGCGAGGCCCCGGGCCGCGTCGCGCTCGTCACGGACGCCATGGCGGCGACCGGATCGGCCGACGGCCGCTACCGCCTGGGCTCGCTCGACGCCGACGTGCGCGACGGCATCGCGCGGCTCGCGGGCACCGAGACGATCGCGGGCTCGACGCTCACGCAGGACCGCGCGCTGCGGATCGCGGTGGACGAGGTGGGCCTCGCCCTCCCCGACGCGGTCGCGGCGCTCACCGTCGTCCCGGCCCGCGCGCTCGGCCTCGACGAGCGGCTCGGCCTGCTGCGCGCCGGATCCGCCGCGGACGTCGTGGCGCTCACGCCCGGCCTCGAGGTCGCGCGCGTCTGGGCGGCGGGCGTCGGGGTGCCCGACGCGCCGGCCGCGCCGGCCCCACCGGCCGCGCCTCAGGCCTCGTCGCGGTAG
- a CDS encoding S9 family peptidase, which produces MPDTTTTPFTELDEFIAIPRLGGLVLSPDGRRAVLTVTTLDAARTGYRHALWVVPAAGGGVPRRLTRSAKSEGGAAFTASGDLLFVSSRPDADDADGNEAAQLWILPAAGGEARALTRLAGGVDGIAAVARDAATVVLQARLLPGSGSLEADAMARKTRADLKVNAILHESYPVRYWDHDLGPDEPHLFALDLADALVEEPAQPTTADAAAALAAEAATEDGGSAATAPAAGAQPYPTSLPRPRDLTPEPGRTLEHATAAISPDGRTLVVALGVKERRGYRQALLSIDVATGERTTLLDVPGVDLEMPAISPDGALLAYVRTDRATPAAPTQQELWVSALDGSDARRVAAGWDRWPSSLRFDADSQALVVTADQDGRGPVFRIGLDDSVTQLTTDDHTYTDVQVDGETGDVLALRSSWMAPAHPVRVSAADGSVTGLATPAPVPATTGTMTEVETTAADGARVRAWLMLPDGASAETPAPLLLWIHGGPLNSWNAWSWRWTPQVLVARGYAVLLPDPALSTGYGLDFIARGWDAWGEAPYTDLMSITDAVEARDDIDQTRTAAMGGSFGGYMANWVAGHTDRFRAIVSHASLWSLDQFGPTTDSSQYWQSIFSAEGLDRNSPHHSVRDIVTPMLVIHGDRDYRVPIGESLRLWSELAEHHAADDGTTPHRFLVFPDENHWVLKPQQSVVWYRTVLAFLDQHVHGAEWKRPEVLG; this is translated from the coding sequence ATGCCCGACACCACCACCACCCCCTTCACCGAGCTCGACGAGTTCATCGCCATCCCGCGCCTCGGCGGCCTCGTGCTCTCACCCGACGGACGCCGCGCTGTGCTCACCGTCACGACCCTCGACGCCGCGAGGACCGGCTACCGCCACGCCCTCTGGGTCGTGCCCGCGGCAGGCGGCGGCGTGCCGCGGCGCCTCACCCGCTCGGCGAAGAGCGAGGGCGGCGCGGCGTTCACCGCGTCAGGCGACCTCCTCTTCGTCTCCTCCCGGCCCGACGCCGACGACGCCGACGGGAACGAGGCCGCCCAGCTGTGGATCCTCCCGGCGGCCGGCGGCGAGGCCCGCGCGCTGACCCGCCTCGCCGGCGGGGTGGACGGCATCGCGGCCGTCGCGCGCGACGCGGCCACGGTGGTCCTGCAGGCGCGGCTGCTGCCCGGATCCGGCTCGCTCGAGGCCGACGCCATGGCGCGGAAGACGCGCGCCGACCTGAAGGTGAACGCGATCCTGCACGAGAGCTACCCCGTGCGCTACTGGGACCACGACCTCGGCCCGGACGAGCCGCACCTGTTCGCGCTCGACCTCGCCGACGCGCTCGTGGAGGAGCCCGCACAGCCCACGACCGCGGATGCGGCGGCCGCGCTCGCCGCAGAGGCCGCGACCGAGGACGGCGGATCCGCGGCCACGGCCCCGGCCGCCGGCGCGCAGCCGTACCCGACCTCGCTGCCGCGGCCGCGCGACCTCACGCCGGAGCCCGGCCGCACGCTCGAGCACGCCACCGCGGCGATCAGCCCGGACGGCCGCACGCTCGTCGTCGCCCTCGGCGTGAAGGAGCGCCGCGGCTACCGGCAGGCCCTCCTGTCGATCGACGTCGCGACCGGGGAGCGCACCACCCTCCTCGACGTGCCCGGCGTCGACCTCGAGATGCCCGCCATCAGCCCCGACGGCGCGCTGCTCGCCTACGTGCGCACCGACCGCGCCACGCCCGCCGCGCCCACGCAGCAGGAGCTCTGGGTGTCGGCGCTCGACGGGTCCGACGCGCGCCGCGTCGCCGCGGGCTGGGATCGCTGGCCCTCGTCGCTGCGGTTCGACGCGGACTCGCAGGCGCTCGTCGTCACGGCCGACCAGGACGGACGCGGACCCGTGTTCCGGATCGGCCTCGACGACTCGGTGACGCAGCTCACGACCGACGACCACACCTACACGGACGTGCAGGTCGACGGCGAGACCGGCGACGTGCTCGCGCTCCGCTCCTCGTGGATGGCGCCCGCGCACCCCGTGCGCGTGTCGGCCGCCGACGGATCCGTCACCGGGCTCGCGACGCCCGCGCCCGTCCCCGCCACGACCGGGACCATGACCGAGGTCGAGACGACGGCCGCCGACGGCGCGCGCGTGCGCGCCTGGCTGATGCTGCCGGATGGCGCGTCGGCCGAGACGCCCGCGCCACTGCTGCTGTGGATCCACGGCGGCCCGCTCAACAGCTGGAACGCGTGGAGCTGGCGCTGGACGCCGCAGGTGCTGGTGGCGCGCGGCTACGCGGTGCTGCTCCCGGATCCCGCGCTCAGCACCGGCTACGGCCTCGACTTCATCGCGCGCGGCTGGGACGCGTGGGGCGAGGCGCCCTACACCGACCTCATGTCCATCACCGACGCCGTCGAGGCGCGCGACGACATCGACCAGACGCGCACGGCCGCGATGGGCGGCTCGTTCGGCGGCTACATGGCCAACTGGGTCGCCGGGCACACCGACCGCTTCCGCGCGATCGTCAGCCACGCGAGCCTGTGGTCGCTCGACCAGTTCGGGCCCACCACCGACTCGTCGCAGTACTGGCAGAGCATCTTCTCGGCCGAGGGGCTCGACCGGAACTCCCCGCACCACTCGGTGCGCGACATCGTGACGCCCATGCTCGTGATCCACGGCGACCGGGACTACCGCGTGCCCATCGGCGAGAGCCTGCGGCTCTGGTCGGAGCTCGCGGAGCACCACGCGGCCGACGACGGCACCACTCCGCACCGGTTCCTGGTCTTCCCGGACGAGAACCACTGGGTCCTCAAGCCCCAGCAGTCGGTGGTCTGGTACCGGACGGTGCTCGCCTTCCTCGACCAGCACGTGCACGGTGCGGAGTGGAAGCGGCCCGAGGTGCTCGGCTAG
- a CDS encoding TetR/AcrR family transcriptional regulator has translation MERRAGRVGRPARVSRRLIAEAALEVGLSTLTLTSLAQRLGVDHSTLYRHVASRDDIVLLACDTAVARMDWPTVPDLPAAQLVAPDDTSWRAYLEQAVARIWDMYDRHPGLASAIHHLDTAPDQVVLRFTGAIRDLTRMGFAEAEAVLVLDTVLDIGVESYVGWERVLAAGGGAADRPASSSPMVDATLPAAVGRGLLALAADGVAAEHAADAAGTLHASRRGGPAHSAGAPDALHAREEAAQRDALGTMDRVTARFSGEVSTGSAATPRDWWLRKLGVVLVGVGALRSPEPDATDP, from the coding sequence ATGGAGCGGCGAGCCGGTCGGGTCGGGAGGCCCGCGCGCGTCTCGCGGAGGCTCATCGCGGAGGCGGCCCTCGAGGTCGGCCTCAGCACCCTCACCCTCACCTCGCTCGCGCAACGCCTGGGCGTCGACCACTCGACGCTGTACCGGCACGTCGCCAGCCGCGACGACATCGTCCTCCTCGCGTGCGACACGGCCGTCGCGCGCATGGACTGGCCGACGGTCCCCGACCTCCCGGCCGCCCAGCTCGTGGCGCCGGACGACACCTCGTGGCGCGCCTACCTCGAGCAGGCCGTCGCGCGCATCTGGGACATGTACGACCGGCACCCGGGCCTCGCGAGCGCGATCCACCACCTCGACACCGCCCCCGACCAGGTCGTCCTGCGCTTCACCGGGGCGATCCGCGACCTGACCCGCATGGGCTTCGCGGAGGCGGAGGCCGTGCTGGTCCTCGACACCGTGCTCGACATCGGGGTGGAGTCCTACGTCGGGTGGGAGCGCGTGCTGGCGGCGGGCGGCGGTGCGGCCGACCGGCCCGCGTCGTCGTCCCCCATGGTGGACGCCACGCTGCCGGCCGCCGTGGGGCGCGGGCTGCTCGCCCTGGCCGCCGACGGGGTCGCGGCTGAGCACGCCGCCGACGCCGCCGGGACCCTCCACGCGTCCCGGCGCGGAGGCCCCGCACACTCGGCGGGCGCCCCGGACGCGCTGCACGCGCGCGAGGAGGCGGCGCAGCGCGACGCGCTCGGCACCATGGACCGCGTCACCGCCAGGTTCTCCGGCGAGGTGTCGACGGGATCCGCCGCGACGCCGCGCGACTGGTGGCTGCGCAAGCTCGGCGTGGTCCTCGTGGGCGTGGGCGCGCTGCGCTCCCCCGAGCCGGACGCGACCGACCCCTAG
- a CDS encoding GDSL-type esterase/lipase family protein → MARRTRTTVLLGDSLTGDGGWGGIVPGPDGEDAETRVVDLGRAGQTTDDVLALLPDAVAADPSIVVVSCGTHDLGAARRGPEATVRALETILAHLRRDLPAARIVVLSVPPRGREHAERIRVVNVHIRQYAPAVRAEHVDLWPALGFGDGELAPTLTDDRLHLTDDGAEAVRAVLAPVLAAGDGEDGSADDATAEAVDPARS, encoded by the coding sequence ATGGCACGGCGCACGCGCACGACAGTCCTCCTGGGCGACAGCCTGACGGGGGACGGCGGCTGGGGCGGCATCGTCCCCGGTCCCGACGGCGAGGACGCGGAGACGCGGGTCGTCGACCTGGGGCGCGCCGGCCAGACCACCGACGACGTGCTCGCGCTCCTGCCGGACGCGGTGGCCGCCGACCCCTCGATCGTCGTGGTGTCCTGCGGCACGCACGACCTGGGCGCCGCGCGCCGCGGGCCGGAGGCGACCGTCCGCGCGCTGGAGACGATCCTCGCGCACCTCCGTCGCGACCTCCCGGCGGCGCGCATCGTCGTCCTGTCGGTGCCGCCGCGCGGGCGCGAGCACGCCGAGCGGATCCGCGTCGTCAACGTGCACATCCGCCAGTACGCGCCGGCGGTCCGCGCCGAGCACGTGGACCTCTGGCCCGCCCTCGGCTTCGGCGACGGCGAGCTCGCCCCCACGCTCACGGACGACCGGCTGCACCTCACCGACGACGGGGCCGAGGCGGTCCGCGCGGTGCTCGCGCCCGTCCTCGCGGCCGGGGACGGCGAGGACGGGTCGGCGGACGACGCGACGGCCGAGGCCGTAGATCCGGCCCGCTCCTAG
- a CDS encoding SDR family oxidoreductase, giving the protein MTSPSAASRLALVTGATGYIGGRLVPRLLEAGFRVRVLVRDPRRLTDVPWRDDVEVVRGDLADSATLGPAVDGVDVLYYLVHGMGSKGDFASSERASAEHVATAAKAAGVGRIVYLGGLHPDTPQLSKHLASRKAVGDVLLASGVPTIALQAGVVIGSGSTSFEMIRHLTEVLPFMPAPGWVRNFIQPIAIRDVLYYLVAAADLPADLNRTFDIGGPDVLRYGQMMNGYAVEAGLPQRPIASIPIFAPRLAAHWVNVVTPIPRTLAVPIIESLQYDCVMGEHDISSYIPDPEGGLTGYRRSVRLALGRMRDGVVETSWKDSAVVGAPSDLLPSDPDWSGHTVYLDLKERSTDAAPEDLWAVIESIGGENGWYSLPVAWAARGWMDKLVGGVGLRRGRRSATTLQTGDALDFWRVEHIERGSSLRLRAEMKLPGEAWLELSSTPREGGGSDYRQRAIFFPSGLAGRLYWFSILPFHGVIFTSMATRITAKALAATRSREAGRPLEGAAR; this is encoded by the coding sequence ATGACATCGCCGAGCGCCGCCTCCCGTCTCGCCCTCGTGACCGGAGCGACGGGCTACATCGGCGGTCGGCTCGTGCCCCGTCTCCTCGAGGCCGGCTTCCGCGTGCGCGTGCTCGTGCGGGATCCCCGTCGCCTCACCGACGTGCCCTGGCGCGACGACGTCGAGGTGGTGCGCGGCGACCTCGCCGACTCCGCGACGCTCGGGCCCGCGGTCGACGGCGTCGACGTCCTCTACTACCTCGTGCACGGCATGGGGTCCAAGGGCGACTTCGCGTCGTCGGAGCGCGCCTCCGCCGAGCACGTCGCGACGGCCGCGAAGGCCGCGGGCGTGGGCCGCATCGTGTACCTCGGCGGGCTGCACCCCGACACCCCGCAGCTCTCGAAGCACCTCGCGAGCCGCAAGGCCGTCGGCGACGTCCTCCTCGCGAGCGGCGTCCCGACCATCGCGCTGCAGGCGGGCGTGGTCATCGGATCCGGCTCCACGTCGTTCGAGATGATCCGCCACCTCACCGAGGTGCTGCCCTTCATGCCCGCGCCCGGCTGGGTCCGCAACTTCATCCAGCCCATCGCGATCCGCGACGTCCTCTACTACCTCGTCGCCGCGGCCGACCTGCCCGCCGACCTCAACCGCACCTTCGACATCGGCGGGCCCGACGTGCTCCGCTACGGCCAGATGATGAACGGCTACGCGGTCGAGGCCGGGCTGCCGCAGCGGCCCATCGCGTCCATCCCGATCTTCGCCCCGCGCCTCGCCGCGCACTGGGTCAACGTCGTCACGCCCATCCCGCGGACGCTGGCCGTGCCGATCATCGAGTCGCTGCAGTACGACTGCGTCATGGGCGAGCACGACATCTCGAGCTACATCCCCGACCCCGAGGGCGGCCTCACCGGCTACCGGCGCTCCGTGCGCCTCGCCCTCGGACGGATGCGCGACGGCGTGGTCGAGACCAGCTGGAAGGACTCCGCCGTCGTCGGCGCGCCCAGCGACCTGCTGCCGAGCGACCCCGACTGGTCGGGGCACACGGTGTACCTCGACCTCAAGGAGCGCTCGACCGACGCGGCGCCCGAGGACCTGTGGGCCGTGATCGAGTCGATCGGCGGAGAGAACGGCTGGTACTCGCTGCCCGTCGCCTGGGCCGCTCGCGGCTGGATGGACAAGCTCGTCGGCGGCGTGGGCCTCCGCCGCGGACGCCGCAGCGCGACCACGCTGCAGACCGGCGACGCGCTCGACTTCTGGCGCGTCGAGCACATCGAGCGCGGATCCTCGCTGCGGCTGCGCGCCGAGATGAAGCTGCCCGGCGAGGCCTGGCTCGAGCTGAGCTCCACGCCCCGCGAGGGCGGCGGCAGCGACTACCGGCAGCGCGCGATCTTCTTCCCCTCCGGCCTCGCCGGCCGGCTCTACTGGTTCTCGATCCTGCCGTTCCACGGCGTCATCTTCACGTCGATGGCCACCCGCATCACCGCGAAGGCGCTCGCCGCGACGCGGTCCCGCGAGGCCGGGCGTCCCCTCGAGGGGGCCGCGCGGTGA